One Kaistella polysaccharea DNA segment encodes these proteins:
- a CDS encoding TetR/AcrR family transcriptional regulator, translating into MISKEENLLRSAEILFAEKGFSGTSTREIAKAANVNISMISYYFGSKEKLYEKLFEFRINESLSFSKDIISNDKLDEWEKMVVVMDRYADRVKNLKPFYLILQREQLANRNPVINEFLKKSKKGFLAIYSELIQKGLDREIFTKNPRLEFVHSTVSGTIFTALNTLPTYKEFFEGDEDYEMQYFEEIKIHVQTILKHLLGYEIQQ; encoded by the coding sequence ATGATTTCTAAAGAAGAAAACCTACTGCGAAGTGCAGAAATTCTTTTTGCAGAGAAGGGTTTTTCCGGGACTTCAACACGAGAAATTGCGAAAGCGGCCAACGTGAATATTTCCATGATTTCCTACTATTTTGGATCGAAAGAAAAACTGTACGAAAAACTTTTTGAGTTTAGAATAAACGAAAGTTTAAGTTTCAGCAAGGATATTATTTCTAATGATAAGTTAGATGAATGGGAAAAAATGGTCGTCGTTATGGATCGGTATGCTGACCGTGTGAAAAACCTAAAACCTTTTTACCTCATTTTACAGCGCGAGCAGCTTGCGAATAGAAATCCTGTGATTAACGAATTTTTAAAAAAGTCAAAGAAAGGATTTCTTGCAATTTATAGTGAGCTAATTCAAAAAGGTTTAGATCGTGAAATTTTTACGAAAAATCCCCGACTTGAATTTGTTCATTCTACAGTTTCAGGAACCATTTTCACCGCATTAAATACGCTTCCCACTTATAAAGAGTTCTTTGAGGGCGACGAAGATTATGAAATGCAATACTTCGAAGAAATTAAAATTCATGTTCAAACGATATTAAAACACCTTTTAGGTTATGAAATACAGCAATAA
- a CDS encoding TolC family protein codes for MKYSNKSLFIFAFLGSIPLVKSQAIKQLTLDEAILLGTKNSKNLMIDQAKIQEATANYLEAKNNRLPSLKVSASALALSNAKVDLKITPPSESGAGSPKASSAFYGNVAASLPLFTGGRIKYGIQSADYLIKAAELSAENDKLAIEYNIAQAYNNLFKANQQIKVLEDNLASSQKRDLSFQKLEDNGIIARNDRLKANLQTSNIELQLLDAYNNYSIAMINMDLLLGLPENTALEIDPQYITELTENQDVSYYVNKAYQLRTDLQAIDYQQKAAELGIKSAKAESLPTIALTGGYIAAEIPKILTIINAANIGVGIQYNIDNLWKKNSSLMRATATDKKLSATRELLNDQIKLEVNRDYQISEFSKKKIVVYEKAADQANENFRVTNNKYKNGLATITELLDADAAQITANVNVVNAKADSALAYRKLLQSSGILTTK; via the coding sequence ATGAAATACAGCAATAAATCACTTTTTATTTTTGCTTTTTTGGGGAGTATTCCTTTGGTGAAAAGTCAGGCAATTAAACAATTGACTTTAGATGAAGCCATATTATTGGGAACAAAAAATTCCAAAAATCTGATGATTGACCAGGCTAAAATTCAGGAAGCCACTGCAAATTATTTGGAGGCAAAGAACAACCGATTACCTAGTTTAAAGGTTTCGGCGAGTGCATTGGCTCTTTCAAATGCAAAAGTGGATTTAAAAATTACGCCACCTTCGGAAAGTGGAGCGGGTTCTCCAAAAGCCAGTTCAGCATTCTACGGAAATGTCGCGGCTTCCTTACCTCTTTTTACGGGCGGCAGAATAAAATATGGAATTCAGTCCGCAGATTATTTAATTAAAGCAGCTGAACTAAGTGCTGAAAACGATAAGCTCGCTATTGAATATAATATTGCGCAGGCCTATAATAATTTATTCAAAGCAAATCAGCAGATTAAGGTACTTGAAGATAATTTAGCTTCATCTCAAAAACGGGATTTGTCTTTTCAGAAATTGGAGGACAACGGAATCATCGCAAGAAATGACAGATTAAAAGCCAATTTACAAACTTCAAATATAGAATTGCAGTTGTTAGATGCCTATAATAATTACAGCATCGCCATGATCAATATGGATTTACTGCTCGGTTTACCAGAAAATACTGCTTTGGAAATTGATCCACAATACATTACAGAACTTACCGAAAATCAAGACGTTTCCTATTATGTGAACAAAGCATATCAACTTCGAACTGATTTACAAGCAATTGATTATCAACAAAAAGCAGCTGAATTAGGCATTAAATCTGCTAAAGCAGAGAGTTTACCGACGATTGCTCTAACAGGCGGATATATTGCAGCGGAGATCCCGAAGATCTTAACCATTATCAACGCGGCAAATATTGGAGTTGGAATTCAATACAATATCGATAATCTTTGGAAGAAAAACTCCAGTTTAATGCGGGCAACTGCGACGGACAAAAAACTATCGGCAACGCGTGAGTTATTGAATGATCAAATTAAGTTGGAAGTAAACAGAGATTATCAAATCTCCGAATTTTCTAAAAAGAAGATTGTCGTTTACGAAAAAGCTGCTGATCAGGCGAATGAAAACTTTCGGGTGACCAATAACAAATATAAAAACGGATTGGCGACGATTACTGAATTGCTCGATGCTGATGCGGCACAGATTACTGCCAACGTAAACGTCGTAAATGCAAAAGCAGATTCAGCACTTGCTTACCGGAAATTATTACAAAGTTCGGGAATTTTAACAACGAAATAA
- a CDS encoding HlyD family secretion protein has product MDNITDQPELFPETKKKKSLVFPIILAVVLIVGGFFGYRIYSYGLTHEETDDAQIASNMSPVISKISGYVTEVKVTDNQFVKKGDTLIVLDNRDQKMLLQQATAALGTAKSNVQTSVASTRAASQNINSTNAAIRTANAQIEASKVNVWRTSQDLKRYANLVKDHTITQQQFETALAAKQTADRQLQVLVDQRNQAAQQTGIVNSQTEASSQQIGVANSMVKQREVDVENAKLNLSYTVILAPEDGNVSKISTQKGQFVQAGAQLFSLVRDNSKWIIANFKETQLSKMVEGQPVEIEIDAFPKEKFEGKVTSFSPATGSTFSILPPDNASGNFVKVVQRLPVRIDFTKIKPEIAKKLRTGMNVKTTVILN; this is encoded by the coding sequence ATGGATAATATAACAGATCAACCAGAACTATTTCCCGAAACAAAAAAGAAAAAATCACTCGTCTTTCCCATTATTTTGGCGGTGGTATTGATTGTCGGTGGTTTTTTCGGCTACCGAATATATTCTTATGGTCTTACTCACGAAGAAACCGATGATGCTCAAATTGCTTCAAATATGAGCCCGGTTATTTCCAAAATATCCGGTTATGTTACTGAAGTAAAAGTTACCGACAACCAATTTGTAAAGAAAGGTGATACCCTTATAGTTCTTGATAATAGAGATCAGAAAATGCTTTTACAACAGGCAACTGCTGCTTTAGGAACTGCAAAAAGCAATGTTCAAACTTCAGTTGCTTCTACAAGAGCAGCTTCTCAAAACATTAATTCGACCAATGCAGCGATAAGAACGGCTAATGCTCAAATCGAAGCGTCAAAAGTGAATGTTTGGAGAACGAGTCAGGATTTGAAACGATATGCAAATTTGGTGAAAGACCATACCATTACGCAACAGCAATTTGAAACTGCATTAGCTGCAAAGCAGACAGCAGATCGGCAATTACAAGTTTTGGTAGATCAAAGAAATCAGGCTGCGCAACAAACTGGAATTGTAAACTCCCAAACTGAAGCCAGTTCCCAACAGATCGGTGTCGCAAATTCAATGGTTAAACAGCGAGAAGTTGATGTAGAAAATGCAAAATTAAATCTTTCATATACCGTAATTCTCGCGCCTGAAGATGGAAATGTTTCTAAGATTTCTACACAAAAAGGTCAGTTTGTTCAGGCTGGTGCTCAGTTATTCAGTTTGGTGCGTGATAATAGCAAGTGGATTATCGCCAATTTTAAAGAGACTCAGCTTTCTAAAATGGTAGAAGGACAACCGGTAGAAATTGAGATTGATGCTTTCCCTAAAGAAAAATTCGAAGGAAAAGTGACCTCATTTTCTCCAGCAACTGGTTCTACATTTTCTATTTTGCCTCCCGATAATGCCAGTGGAAATTTCGTGAAAGTGGTACAGCGTCTTCCTGTTAGAATAGATTTTACCAAGATAAAACCTGAAATCGCTAAAAAACTTCGTACAGGAATGAATGTAAAAACTACTGTGATTTTAAATTAA
- a CDS encoding DHA2 family efflux MFS transporter permease subunit yields the protein MEQDSLVEYGARRVIITITAILCALLEIVDSTIVNVALNEMKGNLGATLSEVGWVITAYAIGNVIIVPMTSWLSQQFGRRNYFAASIIIFTIFSFLCGNATSIWELVFFRLCQGIGGGALLVTSQTIITESYPLAKRSMAQAIYGLGVIIGPTLGPPLGGYIVDNFSWPYIFYINIPIGIAATLMTLQFVRSPKFAEKRKARDVDWYGIMLLAAFVGSLQYILEKGHEDDWFDNPIIVFLSIVAVIGFILFLWRELNYKYPVVELRVLKNGNLRLGTAMSFILGFGLYGSTFIVPLYTQSVLGWTALESGALMIPAALTTAVMMPIIGRLLTRGVKQQLLVALGLLLFFVYSFWGYKIISPDTGKGDFFWMLIVRGAGLGLLFIPITSLALSTLKGQEIGQGAAFTGMMRQLGGSFGIAAITTFISNQTSIHRAALTSHLDANSFDVQQRLNGLVASFQAKGFGPDNSLAAAYKLLDLSVLKQATVLSYMDVFLYLGFLFLVCIPFVLLVKEKKGRDPIDIGDMH from the coding sequence ATGGAGCAAGATTCATTAGTTGAATACGGTGCCAGACGCGTCATTATTACGATTACTGCTATTCTGTGTGCATTGCTGGAAATCGTAGATTCTACAATTGTCAATGTAGCTTTGAATGAAATGAAAGGTAATCTTGGTGCAACACTGTCCGAAGTGGGCTGGGTTATAACTGCGTATGCCATCGGTAATGTAATCATTGTTCCGATGACCAGTTGGCTTTCTCAACAGTTTGGGCGACGAAATTATTTTGCAGCTTCCATTATTATTTTTACGATATTTTCTTTTCTGTGCGGGAATGCGACAAGTATCTGGGAACTTGTATTTTTTAGACTTTGTCAAGGGATTGGCGGTGGAGCGCTCCTGGTAACTTCTCAAACCATCATTACAGAATCTTATCCTTTAGCGAAAAGAAGTATGGCCCAAGCTATATATGGTCTAGGAGTCATTATTGGTCCAACTTTAGGTCCGCCGTTGGGCGGATATATCGTTGATAATTTCAGTTGGCCGTATATATTTTATATTAATATTCCCATCGGGATTGCAGCTACCTTGATGACTTTACAGTTTGTAAGAAGTCCAAAATTTGCAGAGAAAAGAAAAGCAAGAGACGTCGATTGGTACGGAATTATGCTGCTTGCCGCTTTTGTGGGATCACTGCAGTATATTTTAGAAAAAGGCCATGAAGACGATTGGTTTGATAATCCGATTATTGTTTTCCTCAGCATCGTTGCAGTTATCGGTTTTATACTTTTCCTTTGGCGAGAACTCAATTATAAATATCCGGTTGTAGAATTGCGTGTTTTAAAAAATGGGAATCTGCGTTTAGGAACTGCCATGTCCTTTATTTTGGGATTTGGTTTGTATGGTTCTACATTTATTGTTCCGCTGTATACGCAGAGTGTGCTGGGTTGGACTGCCTTGGAATCTGGAGCTTTGATGATTCCCGCAGCGCTGACAACCGCCGTTATGATGCCAATTATCGGTCGACTTTTAACGCGCGGCGTGAAGCAACAACTTTTAGTTGCACTGGGATTACTACTTTTCTTTGTATATAGTTTTTGGGGCTATAAAATCATTTCGCCCGACACCGGCAAAGGTGATTTCTTTTGGATGTTGATTGTGCGCGGTGCTGGTCTAGGCTTACTTTTTATTCCGATTACTTCATTGGCTTTAAGTACGCTGAAAGGTCAGGAAATTGGTCAGGGAGCAGCTTTTACAGGAATGATGAGACAGCTCGGCGGTTCTTTCGGAATAGCAGCAATCACAACGTTTATATCCAATCAAACTTCCATTCACCGCGCGGCATTAACAAGTCATTTAGATGCAAACAGTTTTGATGTTCAACAAAGATTGAATGGTTTAGTTGCGTCTTTTCAAGCCAAAGGTTTTGGTCCCGATAATTCGCTGGCCGCTGCTTACAAACTTTTAGATTTATCGGTTTTGAAACAGGCCACCGTATTATCTTATATGGATGTTTTCCTCTATTTAGGATTTCTCTTTTTAGTCTGTATTCCTTTCGTCCTCTTGGTTAAGGAAAAAAAGGGTAGGGATCCCATTGATATTGGAGATATGCATTAA
- the ligA gene encoding NAD-dependent DNA ligase LigA: MSQSILEKIEALRAELHQHNFDYYVEDNATVSDFEFDLKLKQLQDLEKNYPQFYDPNSPTLRVGGEITKNFPTIHHQFRMYSLDNSYDFDDLEDWEKRIIKTIDEPVEFVAELKYDGASISIFYENGKLKQAVTRGDGFQGDEITANVKTISDIPLKLKGDFPPQFFMRGEIYLTRKNFDKINSLREEEGLDLFMNPRNTASGSLKMQDSAEVRKRGLSAVLYQFISSDTPAETHWELLQDAKKWGFKVSNQAKLCKNLDEIKDFITFWDEHRHELPFEIDGIVLKVNSIKQQSQLGYTAKSPRWAMAYKFKAEKVETELVTVTYQVGRTGAITPVANLKPVLLAGTIVKRASLHNEDIIKKLGLHDHDFVFVEKGGEIIPKIVGINLEKRDANSQEIEYITNCPECGTELVRIEDQAIHFCPNDLHCPPQVVGRMIHYVSRKALDIEGLGAETIEQLYRAKLVENPADFYILTKEQLLPLERMAEKSAQNILDGVENSKQIPYEKVLFGIGIKHVGETVAKKLAKNFNSIDDLKNATAEELIQVEDIGGKIAESIVNFFQNPENILMIERLKSYGVQLEKGENTNEVLSSILENKTFLFTGKLSLFTREAAEEMVEKHGGKNISAVSKNLNYLIVGEKAGSKLKKAQDIGSIQILDEQEFLDLIKE; encoded by the coding sequence ATGTCTCAAAGCATTTTAGAAAAAATAGAAGCGCTGCGTGCGGAACTTCATCAGCATAATTTCGATTATTATGTTGAGGACAATGCGACTGTTTCCGATTTTGAATTTGATTTAAAATTAAAGCAACTTCAGGACCTCGAAAAAAATTATCCGCAGTTCTATGATCCTAACTCGCCTACTTTGCGCGTTGGCGGGGAAATCACGAAAAATTTTCCGACCATTCATCATCAGTTTAGAATGTATTCTTTAGACAATTCTTATGATTTTGATGATTTAGAAGACTGGGAAAAACGCATCATTAAAACGATTGACGAGCCTGTAGAATTTGTTGCGGAATTAAAATATGACGGTGCATCAATTTCTATTTTTTATGAAAATGGAAAATTAAAACAAGCTGTAACACGTGGCGACGGATTTCAAGGTGATGAAATAACGGCTAACGTGAAGACAATTTCCGATATTCCCTTAAAATTGAAAGGCGATTTTCCTCCGCAGTTTTTTATGCGAGGGGAAATTTATCTGACGCGCAAAAACTTTGACAAAATTAACAGTCTGCGCGAAGAAGAAGGTTTGGATTTATTCATGAATCCCAGAAATACAGCGTCTGGAAGTTTGAAAATGCAGGATTCTGCTGAAGTTCGAAAACGTGGACTTTCAGCCGTACTTTATCAATTCATTTCTTCTGACACGCCAGCTGAAACGCATTGGGAATTACTGCAAGATGCGAAGAAATGGGGTTTTAAAGTTTCTAATCAGGCGAAACTCTGCAAAAATTTAGATGAAATAAAAGATTTTATCACTTTTTGGGACGAACATCGCCATGAACTTCCTTTTGAAATCGACGGAATTGTTTTAAAGGTAAATTCAATTAAACAACAGTCACAGTTGGGTTACACGGCGAAATCACCGCGTTGGGCAATGGCTTATAAATTCAAAGCTGAAAAGGTAGAAACCGAACTCGTAACCGTGACTTATCAGGTGGGTAGAACTGGAGCAATTACACCTGTTGCTAATCTAAAACCCGTTTTACTCGCTGGAACAATTGTGAAAAGAGCCAGTTTGCATAATGAAGATATTATCAAAAAACTTGGTTTGCACGACCATGATTTCGTATTTGTAGAAAAAGGTGGCGAAATTATTCCGAAAATTGTAGGCATTAATTTGGAGAAAAGAGATGCGAATTCTCAAGAAATAGAATACATCACAAATTGTCCGGAATGCGGTACTGAACTGGTTAGAATTGAAGATCAGGCGATTCATTTTTGTCCGAATGATTTGCATTGTCCGCCGCAGGTTGTGGGACGAATGATTCATTATGTGTCACGGAAAGCTTTAGATATTGAAGGTTTAGGCGCGGAAACGATCGAACAGTTATACCGTGCAAAACTTGTTGAAAATCCCGCAGACTTCTATATATTAACAAAGGAACAGTTGCTTCCTTTAGAAAGAATGGCGGAGAAATCTGCGCAGAATATTTTAGATGGCGTTGAAAATTCAAAACAAATTCCATATGAAAAAGTCTTGTTTGGAATCGGGATAAAGCACGTCGGAGAAACAGTTGCAAAGAAACTTGCAAAAAACTTCAATTCTATTGATGATTTAAAAAATGCAACAGCAGAAGAACTCATTCAAGTAGAAGATATTGGCGGAAAAATCGCAGAAAGTATTGTCAATTTCTTTCAAAATCCAGAAAATATTTTAATGATTGAACGTTTGAAATCGTACGGCGTTCAATTGGAAAAGGGCGAAAATACAAATGAAGTTTTAAGCAGTATTTTAGAAAATAAAACATTTCTTTTCACGGGAAAACTTTCTTTATTTACCAGAGAAGCTGCGGAAGAAATGGTGGAAAAACACGGTGGAAAAAATATTTCAGCGGTTTCTAAAAATCTGAATTATTTAATCGTGGGCGAAAAAGCCGGAAGTAAACTGAAAAAAGCTCAGGATATTGGATCCATCCAAATTTTAGACGAACAGGAATTTTTAGATTTAATAAAAGAATAA
- the cax gene encoding calcium/proton exchanger, which translates to MQKKDIILLAAAALVAGFTGYATHAGFNSVLLFSLAAVALVLVAMIVGKATEQLGSRMGPAATGVLQSALGNLPELFVCIFALRAGLDTVVKAALVGSILGNSVLVFGMAILFGGLKNGRQYFHSEPPKMNAVLMILAFAAMAVPTLTFYLHTPAESHLNTLDIIVAVVLLIVFGAYLSFSIKGDKSIMPDKNGDAEEASWSLPLTLGILAASGVGAAFVSDWFVEALKPAMDSLGINDVFAGLIVVAIAGNAIENLVGIQLALKNKADYAVSVIMNSSLQIALVLFPLLVILSFFLGGAVLSFVLSPLLLAALALSVLVSAFIVFDGESIWLEGVALIGLYIIIATAFWWG; encoded by the coding sequence ATGCAGAAAAAAGACATTATTCTCCTGGCAGCTGCAGCATTAGTTGCTGGATTCACTGGTTATGCAACTCACGCTGGTTTTAATTCAGTACTATTATTTTCTCTTGCCGCCGTTGCCCTCGTTTTGGTTGCCATGATCGTGGGGAAAGCGACAGAACAACTCGGAAGCAGAATGGGACCGGCAGCAACCGGCGTTTTACAATCGGCTTTGGGAAATCTTCCAGAACTTTTTGTATGTATTTTTGCCTTGAGAGCTGGTTTAGATACCGTCGTAAAGGCCGCATTGGTGGGATCAATTTTAGGAAATTCAGTTTTGGTTTTTGGTATGGCGATCTTGTTTGGTGGACTTAAAAACGGGCGGCAGTATTTTCATTCTGAACCTCCGAAAATGAATGCTGTATTGATGATTTTAGCCTTTGCTGCGATGGCGGTTCCAACCTTGACTTTTTATTTGCATACGCCCGCAGAAAGTCATTTGAATACTTTGGATATTATCGTTGCGGTAGTTTTACTTATAGTGTTTGGAGCTTATCTAAGTTTTTCCATTAAAGGTGATAAGTCGATTATGCCCGATAAAAACGGTGATGCTGAAGAAGCAAGTTGGTCGCTTCCTTTAACTTTAGGAATATTAGCCGCTTCGGGTGTTGGAGCTGCATTTGTCTCCGACTGGTTTGTAGAAGCTTTAAAACCTGCGATGGATTCTCTTGGAATTAATGATGTTTTTGCTGGTTTGATCGTGGTCGCAATCGCGGGAAATGCCATAGAAAATCTGGTAGGAATTCAATTGGCTTTGAAAAATAAAGCGGATTATGCGGTAAGTGTAATTATGAATTCTTCGTTACAAATTGCGCTCGTTCTTTTTCCATTGTTGGTAATTTTATCTTTCTTTTTAGGCGGCGCCGTTTTATCTTTTGTTTTGAGTCCACTTCTACTGGCAGCTTTGGCTCTTTCGGTTCTAGTAAGCGCTTTTATAGTGTTTGATGGGGAAAGTATTTGGCTGGAAGGTGTTGCGCTGATTGGACTATATATTATTATTGCGACCGCTTTTTGGTGGGGATAA
- a CDS encoding alpha-ketoacid dehydrogenase subunit alpha/beta, with amino-acid sequence MEIIKKEIVSREILLKAFKHMMLAKATADVYEENRNICKYVHSTSRGHEAIQLATAYQLTKEDWVSPYYRDESMLLGMGFEPYQLMLQLLAKADDPFSGGRSYYSHPSSRQENIPKIIHQSSATGMQAIPTTGVAQGIKYIQEFNLQEFENNPVVVCSFGDNSITEGEVSEAFQFAALHQLPIIFLVQDNEWGISVTKEEARTSDAYDFAAGFVGLNRMKVDGTDFEASFKAMKKAVDFVRAERKPMLVCASTVLIGHHTSGVRREFYRDEEDLEKHRAKDPGNILRKRLLEEGTDEDLLKQIEKKARLEVEQAFQKAIEAEDPKPQTVENHVFAPTPITEEVGKREGENPEKIVMVDAAIHAIQEIMYKHPEALLYGQDVGERIGGVFRETVTLGKKFGNKRVFNTPIQEAYIIGSTVGMSAVGLKPIVEVQFADYIYPGINQLITEVSKSNYLSNGKFPVSNIIRVPIGAYGGGGPYHSGSVESILANIKGIKIAYPSNAADFKGLLKAAFYDPNPVVMLEHKGLYWSKVPGTEDAKTVEPAEDYILPFGKGNILLEADPSETEKGRTMLIVTYGMGVYWAKEAAKNFLGRVEIIDLRTLIPLDEKLVFERTKIHGKCLVLTEEQIQNSFAEAFAHRISKECFRSLDAPVETMGSLNLPAVPINLILEKEMLPNAEKLSVKIGKMLTQ; translated from the coding sequence ATGGAAATTATTAAGAAAGAAATTGTTTCTCGAGAGATTTTGTTAAAGGCATTTAAGCACATGATGCTTGCTAAAGCAACCGCAGATGTATACGAAGAAAACCGAAATATCTGCAAATATGTTCACTCTACTTCCCGCGGTCACGAAGCGATTCAACTTGCGACCGCATATCAACTCACCAAAGAAGACTGGGTTTCCCCCTATTATCGCGACGAGAGTATGTTGCTCGGGATGGGATTCGAGCCTTATCAATTAATGCTTCAATTACTGGCAAAAGCAGATGATCCGTTTTCTGGTGGACGTTCTTATTATTCGCATCCTTCTAGTCGTCAGGAAAATATTCCTAAAATAATTCATCAAAGTTCCGCGACAGGAATGCAGGCAATTCCGACAACCGGTGTTGCGCAGGGAATTAAATATATTCAGGAATTCAACCTTCAGGAATTTGAAAATAATCCAGTGGTTGTCTGCAGTTTCGGCGACAACTCAATTACAGAGGGTGAAGTTTCCGAAGCTTTTCAGTTTGCAGCACTTCATCAACTGCCAATCATATTTTTGGTTCAGGATAATGAATGGGGCATTTCCGTAACCAAGGAAGAAGCCAGAACTTCAGATGCGTATGATTTTGCAGCTGGATTTGTTGGTTTAAATCGAATGAAAGTGGACGGAACTGATTTTGAAGCCAGTTTTAAAGCCATGAAAAAAGCAGTCGATTTTGTTCGGGCCGAAAGAAAACCGATGTTGGTTTGTGCCAGTACGGTTTTGATTGGTCATCATACTTCCGGTGTTCGACGAGAATTTTACCGTGATGAAGAAGATTTGGAAAAACACCGCGCAAAAGATCCCGGCAATATCCTGAGAAAAAGATTGTTGGAAGAAGGAACCGACGAAGATCTTTTAAAACAAATAGAGAAGAAAGCACGATTAGAAGTTGAACAGGCGTTTCAAAAAGCCATTGAGGCTGAAGATCCAAAACCGCAAACTGTAGAAAATCATGTCTTCGCTCCTACGCCAATTACAGAAGAAGTTGGCAAAAGAGAAGGAGAAAATCCCGAAAAAATTGTAATGGTCGATGCAGCCATTCACGCCATTCAGGAAATCATGTACAAACATCCGGAAGCTCTGCTTTACGGACAGGATGTAGGTGAAAGAATTGGTGGTGTTTTCCGCGAAACCGTGACTTTAGGAAAAAAATTCGGGAATAAAAGGGTTTTTAATACGCCCATTCAGGAAGCTTATATTATTGGTTCTACGGTTGGGATGAGCGCAGTTGGCTTAAAACCAATTGTGGAAGTTCAGTTCGCCGATTATATTTATCCTGGAATTAACCAACTTATTACCGAGGTTTCAAAATCCAACTATCTGAGTAATGGAAAATTTCCAGTGAGCAATATTATTCGCGTCCCAATTGGAGCTTATGGAGGCGGCGGACCTTATCACAGCGGAAGTGTAGAAAGTATTTTAGCCAATATTAAAGGAATCAAAATCGCATATCCGAGTAATGCAGCTGATTTTAAAGGTTTATTAAAAGCAGCTTTCTACGATCCAAATCCAGTTGTTATGCTGGAGCATAAAGGATTATATTGGAGTAAAGTTCCCGGAACTGAAGATGCTAAAACAGTTGAACCTGCAGAAGATTATATTTTACCTTTTGGAAAAGGAAACATCCTTTTAGAAGCGGACCCGTCTGAAACTGAAAAGGGCAGAACAATGCTCATCGTTACTTATGGAATGGGAGTTTATTGGGCGAAAGAAGCGGCAAAAAATTTCTTAGGAAGAGTTGAGATCATCGATTTAAGAACCCTTATTCCTTTAGACGAAAAACTTGTTTTTGAACGAACAAAAATCCACGGAAAATGTTTAGTTTTAACGGAGGAACAAATTCAAAATTCTTTTGCTGAGGCATTCGCACATCGGATTTCAAAAGAATGTTTCAGATCTTTAGATGCGCCAGTTGAAACAATGGGATCTCTCAATTTGCCGGCTGTTCCAATTAATTTAATTTTAGAAAAAGAGATGCTTCCAAATGCGGAGAAACTTTCTGTAAAAATTGGAAAAATGTTGACGCAATAA